A region of the Actinomycetota bacterium genome:
TGATCGGGGGAGGGCTGGCCGGGCTGACGGCCGCCGTCGAGTTGCACGGGGCGGGGTGGACGGTCACGGTCATCGAGGCTCGCCCCTTCGTGGGGGGGCGGACGATGACCATGCGGCCCGACGACCTCGGGCCGGGCACGTGGTTCGACGTGGGGGCCACGTGGCACTGGGCCGACCAGCCATCGGTACGCCAACTGGCGGCCGAGCTGGGCCTCGAGGTCTTCCCCCAGTACCGCGACGGCCTGCTCGTCTACGAGGTCGGCGGCGGACCGGCCGAGGGGGCCGGGCCGCAGCGAGCACCGCTCCCGCCCCCGTCACCGGCCGAGCTGCGCTTCGTGGGTGGGGCCCAGGGCCTGTGCGAGCGGTTGGCGGCCCGGCTGCCCGGGGGAGCAGTCCGGCTCCAGACCAACGCCGTGTCCCTGGAGCAGGTCCCCACCGGGGTGACCGTCACGGTGGTCGACGAGGAGGGCCAGGCGTCGGACCTCTCGGCTTCGGCCGTGGTGGTCGCCCTGCCTCCCCGCCTGGCCCGCCAGGACCTGGCCTTCACCCCCGACCTACCCGAGGACCTCGACCGGGTCATGCAGCACACGCCCACGTGGATGGCCACCGCCCTCAAGTGCGTGGCCGTCTACGAGTCGGCGTTCTGGCGGGAGGCCGGGCTGGCGGGCGCGGCCATGAGCGAACCCGGCCCGCTGCGCGAGGTGCACGACGGTGGCACCCACGACGGCTCGGCGGCTGCCTTGTGGGGGTTCGTCTCGCCCCTGCACGAGTTCCGGGACCTGAGCTTCGACGACCGCACCGAGGTCGTGTTCGCCCACCTCGGCCGCCTGTTCGGGCCGCAGGCGGCCGACCCCCTGCGTTACTACGAACGGGACTGGTCGGGCGACCCCTACACCAACGACGAGACGTTCTGGGCACCCGACGGCCCCCTGCCTTACGGCCACCCGGCCTTCGGCCAGCCCCTGTGGGACGGGCGCCTGGTGTGGGCCGGGACCGAGACGGCCGGTGAGGGCGGCGGCCACATGGAAGGCGCCGTCAACTCCGGCCGCCGGGCCGCCCACCAGGTCATGACCGCCCGCTAGCGCCCCGCCGCCGCGCCGGCTACGCCGGTGCCGGGCCCTGCGGCCCTACGGGACGGGACATGGCCGTGCGGAGGGCGGCGAGCAGGGCGAAGGCCACGACCAGCCCGACCCGCCAGCCCCAGATGAGGCCGTCGCCGCCCACGGTGAACTCGTCCCAGGCCCGGACGGCGGCGATGCCGATGAGGACCATCCCGATCATGGCTGTCTCGACCACGATCTGGAACGAGCTCCATCGCCGCTCGAAGGCGAAGGCCAGGTAGGTGACGGCCGGGAAGGCGACGAAGGCGCTGAGCGACCGGCATGTCAGGGGGGTGAGCGTCCAGGGCGACCACCCGATGGCGGCCGTGGGCCGCACGAACATGACGGCGGCCACGACCAGTTGGAGCGCGCCCACCGTCCCCATCGTCGCCCGCACCCAGGTGGGTACGAGCCGGTCCCCGGGCGCAGGCAGGCCCGGGTCGGTGCGCCGGTTGCGGGCCCACAGCCACGGGATCAGCACCGGGGTGGAGAAGTAGAGCAGCGCCCACGCCCAGAACGAAACGTGGCCGTGGTTGAACCGGTCCCAGTGCATCACCGTGGCCACCCCCAGCAGGGTGGCGAACACCGTCACCCCCAGGAAACCGACGCCCACCCGGTGCCACTGGCGGACCGTGGCCGCCCGCACGAAGAAGTAGGCCCCGGAGAGGTAGCCGGCCCCCATGAGCATGGCCGACATCGTGGGGGTGATGGTCCACGACCACAGTTGGCGGGTGCGGGTCGGGAACAGGTAGAGGATCACGAAGGCGGCCGTCAAGACCGGCACGATGGCGGCCGAGACCGCCTTGGTCACCTT
Encoded here:
- a CDS encoding FAD-dependent oxidoreductase, producing the protein MGDVVVIGGGLAGLTAAVELHGAGWTVTVIEARPFVGGRTMTMRPDDLGPGTWFDVGATWHWADQPSVRQLAAELGLEVFPQYRDGLLVYEVGGGPAEGAGPQRAPLPPPSPAELRFVGGAQGLCERLAARLPGGAVRLQTNAVSLEQVPTGVTVTVVDEEGQASDLSASAVVVALPPRLARQDLAFTPDLPEDLDRVMQHTPTWMATALKCVAVYESAFWREAGLAGAAMSEPGPLREVHDGGTHDGSAAALWGFVSPLHEFRDLSFDDRTEVVFAHLGRLFGPQAADPLRYYERDWSGDPYTNDETFWAPDGPLPYGHPAFGQPLWDGRLVWAGTETAGEGGGHMEGAVNSGRRAAHQVMTAR